Proteins from a single region of Streptomyces spinoverrucosus:
- a CDS encoding amidohydrolase family protein: MTVDAHHHVWDLSVRDQEWIAGPELQPLRRNFTLTDLAPEARAAGVDRTVLVQTVTVPEETPEFLALAAAHELVAGVVGWTDLTRPDVADELARLRELPGGRYLKGIRHQVQGEPDPEWLLRPDVRRGLAAVAEAGLVYDLIVLPHQLSACVRAAASLPGLTFVLDHLGKPPVASGAPEAWACDIRALGELPNTVCKVSGLVTEMDPALWGGTTWPLAPLRPYWDTALEAFGPGRLMFGSDWPVCTVAATYAQVSSLVGGLASDLSRDERAQLFETTATRVYDL; encoded by the coding sequence GTGACCGTCGACGCGCACCACCACGTCTGGGACCTGTCGGTCCGCGACCAGGAGTGGATAGCCGGTCCCGAACTCCAGCCGCTCCGGCGGAACTTCACCCTCACCGACCTCGCACCCGAGGCCCGCGCGGCCGGCGTCGACCGCACGGTCCTCGTCCAGACGGTGACGGTGCCCGAGGAGACCCCGGAGTTCCTGGCCCTGGCCGCCGCGCACGAGCTGGTCGCGGGCGTCGTCGGCTGGACCGACCTCACCCGTCCGGACGTCGCGGACGAACTCGCCCGGCTGCGGGAACTCCCCGGCGGGCGGTACCTCAAGGGCATCCGCCACCAGGTCCAGGGCGAGCCGGACCCCGAGTGGCTGCTGCGTCCGGACGTACGCCGAGGTCTCGCCGCCGTGGCCGAGGCGGGCCTCGTCTACGACCTGATCGTGCTGCCGCATCAGCTGTCCGCGTGCGTGCGGGCGGCGGCCTCGCTGCCCGGCCTGACCTTCGTCCTCGATCATCTGGGCAAGCCGCCCGTCGCTTCCGGCGCGCCGGAAGCGTGGGCCTGTGACATCAGGGCGCTGGGCGAGCTGCCCAACACGGTGTGCAAGGTGTCGGGCCTGGTGACGGAGATGGACCCGGCCCTGTGGGGCGGGACCACCTGGCCCCTCGCACCCCTGCGCCCGTACTGGGACACCGCGCTGGAGGCCTTCGGACCCGGCCGCCTGATGTTCGGCTCGGACTGGCCGGTGTGCACGGTGGCGGCGACGTACGCGCAGGTGTCGTCCCTCGTGGGCGGTCTGGCGAGCGACCTGAGCCGGGACGAACGCGCCCAGCTCTTCGAGACCACCGCCACCCGCGTCTACGACCTCTGA